The Bosea sp. 685 DNA window CGAGCCCGATCGGCTTGACACGGGCGTCGAGCAGCAGCGTGTCCCAGATTTCGCCGATCTTGCTCGCGGCAGCCGAGATCTCGTAGCCATCCTCGCCGGTATAGCCGGAGCGGCTGAGATTGGCCTTGATGCCGGCAACCTTCATGCTGCGCGAGGTCATGAAGCCCATCTCGGCGGCCTCGGGCGCGAGCACGGCCAGCGCCTCGGCGGCGGCCGGTCCCTGGATCGCGATCAGGCCGCGATGCTCGGCCCGGATCAGCTTCACATTGGCCGGCAGCCGCGCTTCGATATGGGCGTAGTCCTCGGTCTTGCAGGCGGCGTTGACGACGAGATAGAGCGCGCCGTCCTCATCGGGGTCGAGCGAGCGCGTCACCATCAGATCGTCGAGGATGCCGCCCTCCTCGTTCAGGAGTTGCGAATAGCGCTGCTTGCCTGGGGCGAGATTGAGGATGTCGGCGGGAATCAGGGCTTCCAGCGCGCGCGCCGTGGTCTCGTGGTCGGGACCGACCAGGAAGGCCTGGCCCATATGCGAGACGTCGAAGAGCCCGGCCTTCTCGCGCGTCCAGTTATGCTCGGTCAGGATGCCGCTGGGGTACTGCACCGGCATGTCGTAGCCGGCGAAAGGCACCATGCGAGCGCCGAGCGCGACATGGCGGGAATGGAGCGCAGTCTTGAGCGATGGGGTCTCGGGCGACGCATGAGCAATCGCGGTATCGGCTTCGGCAGCCATGGAGGGCCCCTTCCAGAGTCAAGCGCAAGCCCCGGACGGAACTGTCCGGAGCGCGCCCCCTCTGTCTCGGAACCTGAGAGATTTCCCCATACCGGCGTCGTCAGCCGGACAGGTTACACCCGTCGGTGGGCGGAATCGCTTCCGCCACTTTCCAGAGCGCCAACTCCCCTAGCGGTCCTTTTGCCTGAGCGTTTCCGGGGCGGTTGCGCCTTCGGCGCCGAATCCGAACAAGTCCGGACCCGGTCTCTCCCGCGGGGATATGCGGCTGAAGGCAGACATACTGGAGGCAGCCCTTGAGTCAATCGGGCCGCTGCCTTGTTTCGCGGCAGGCGCCGCGATTTTCCACGCAGCGCTAGAGTGCTTTCCTCACGCGAACCGGTACCCGCTTCGCTCGGAAACGCTTTACCTGCGCCGCCTGTGGGCGGCCGGCGCGGCGCCGGCGGGCGAGAGGTCGACGGTGATCTCGACATCGCCGCGGCCGGGCGGGACCACGATGCCCTGCTCGACATAGGAGAAATCGACGCCGCCCTGGCCGCTGGCGATCGTCCCGCCGACACGGGCCGAGCGGCGCGCCACCGAGGTCGTGCCGCGCGTGACCGTGGTCACCAGAGTCGCAAAATAACTGCCCGGCGCACCAGCCGGGCCGAGCAGCACCCGGCCCTCGACGCCGACCTTGAGATTGTAGCCGCCGCCCGGGGTCGCCGTGCATTCGCGCGCAACATTCAGAATCGAAATTTGATGGCGCAGGCTGCCGCTGTCAGGGCCGGTCTGGGCGCGCATCGCGGCGCCGCCATCGGCGATGATCACCTCCGGGCAGACCAGCGACTCCTCCTCGTCCTGGCGCTCCTTCTGGACCTCGCCCTGCGTCTTCGGCGGAGCCGGCGGCACGGTCGTGGACTGGAACATCACGACATTGCCGAACTTCTGCAG harbors:
- the gcvT gene encoding glycine cleavage system aminomethyltransferase GcvT gives rise to the protein MAAEADTAIAHASPETPSLKTALHSRHVALGARMVPFAGYDMPVQYPSGILTEHNWTREKAGLFDVSHMGQAFLVGPDHETTARALEALIPADILNLAPGKQRYSQLLNEEGGILDDLMVTRSLDPDEDGALYLVVNAACKTEDYAHIEARLPANVKLIRAEHRGLIAIQGPAAAEALAVLAPEAAEMGFMTSRSMKVAGIKANLSRSGYTGEDGYEISAAASKIGEIWDTLLLDARVKPIGLGARDSLRLEAGLCLYGHDIDTTTSPVEGALNWSIQKRRREEGGFPGAARIQREFTEGPARIRVGLLPEGRAPAREGAEIATPEGEIVGKVTSGGFGPTLNAPCAMGYVAKAHSAPGTRLDLIVRGKPLPAVVAAMPFVPNRYKR